A region of Zeugodacus cucurbitae isolate PBARC_wt_2022May chromosome 5, idZeuCucr1.2, whole genome shotgun sequence DNA encodes the following proteins:
- the LOC105210017 gene encoding zinc finger protein hangover translates to MSDGSPVRARQNCCRLCLAPGSECISILNSYAADKEPLATKIQNCVSIKINPEDHLSLRICHACISYLNSWQSFKNRCLASQSKQRSWLDTNKRQQLLDNNVSISTIGGDGITQQADESGQQTAPSLSSSILDGISSLKKRKSLTVYPLPAVDIKDEPIDPDDEYNTKQHDESDDMVDPTLFLERTEVECDEGLMEHTPYHYEQPRPHIELAALVDTKEASCRACNLKFSTRANARRHERNLHPNLFELSTSTPKNMPVTTPRPELVAALELQRASAAAVAAAEASKAASGLISPLKYRQHIMDAVNKCEIAGFDYEHPEKYQHHLTDEKIVFLQQNDDFLRQYQNMTCRCCNKSYSTYKNFMAHMRKKYLTLPRNLCFNCLKLNDSKALFISHLKRRNCINLYRVLHALMAKDSNFAAAVTATAAAVPDKLRAKELLVNKMYECKLCPKKYRLKLEFRSHVYDEHADVQRKDIMQKQCCYCGLELEDPAERKRHYNNMDCIVSLRCVTCDAKFDNNQKFLDHVYEKHLAGFGDQTSTSLQNISAMSTENSPGKKSNVGLGGASSTDESRSSHHANSANQPKSQYFSRMPQACPICDQQYNNYNNVLRHMESKHPDQLPQTYKCVKCGIGYPRLSNLREHMVSVHSADKTRHSGFEYIVNADAVKIAYGTPQNIYTGRYDYVMKDLMSITNGGSIADDDENSSENPTKKMRTDTGAAVTTSTASTGSGYNNLKECPICNAVFSNNIGLSNHMRSHSAAAQNNSLTPGALTANKSAPSGLTITPAKPTTPPAMQHQTAVQKAIFKRSLEQAADRRFRRMRCRLCQRRFSSKKSYRFHMLNDHQIRNVQFIKCKLCDAEFAYEKGLKVHMFKIHNTLMKDEMIEKQFECDICSIVYRSEPQLQLHKKTVHGSVVGGAEQADTTFDDSLAGGARGADVSSAANPADRSGLSTPVSNVGAERGALDSSTSGPLYWYQCKYCPSNFNTNKKLAIHINSHDEFDSNDYSCKDCGNVYSGRKSLWVHRYKKHPQFPEPSECVLCKKVFFDSQMLENHIPTCNRKPINASGAVAESAGPPPIYKHKTGDDDDDASHDAGGVITTSALGGGELEITPIPASGMKIKLPEVACTMCGQRFTDQELFAKHIQMHEMELYTDNPLAAMFDTGPADPNQFYLDRVNDNGEYACDLCNKTFTQMTALKVHRKWHFRGDSKQNLADVDPSVSAAANNPSSQIQINHQHPLGLQAVGLMPNPYHQSLKSQKRKRELKCEYCPSTFISNNNLRRHIYELHKEEIGNLPVPPKINIDLYLQCRRCQLKFETKNDWIAHKVNDARVTKPFGPFQWGCDLCGAYVSRKEKLINHIHNHLKEKEIVPVEEQQQQQTHDQNQNRAVKSKVATASFVKPLSIKVKSDGELKVKQEEDDEDEKEDLHEGVKEEDEESDEDDGDGGEVDGEVDEGEQHESADGRLQMDTDDEADEDASEEEVEEDEEYEVMGEITQMDMTEHADGEVAEADEDDADDADDAEDGVEDADADDADDVDMDNEEDSNDHTIAAPNGSAYQRVPTAATQVTIETNRISTDTTEDSSPSYDEDDDDENDNDSDDESDAESGDSSSQASKTPAPAPKARFSCDLCRVFFDSQQELQKHVKMHFLNGPGSVSLTEIKPRTGNKSSRSSSSDVVAV, encoded by the exons ATAAACCCCGAAGATCATCTATCATTGCGCATTTGTCATGCGTGCATCAGTTACCTGAATTCCTGGCAGAGTTTCAAAAATCGCTGTCTCGCCTCACAAAGTAAGCAACGCAGCTGGTTGGATACAAACAAACGTCAGCAGCTGCTCGACAACAATGTCAGCATATCTACGATTGGTGGCGATGGCATTACACAACAAGCGGACGAGAGCGGACAACAAACGGCGCCGAGCCTGTCCTCATCGATTTTGGATGGAATTTCGTCGTTGAAGAAACGCAAATCTTTAACTGTTTAT CCATTGCCAGCTGTAGATATAAAAGATGAGCCGATAGATCCCGATGATGAATACAACACCAAACAGCATGATGAGTCCGATGATATGGTTGATCCGACACTCTTCTTGGAACGCACCGAAGTGGAGTGTGACGAAGGGCTCATG GAGCACACGCCCTATCACTACGAACAACCGCGTCCGCACATTGAGTTAGCCGCACTGGTGGACACCAAAGAGGCATCGTGTCGCGCTTGCAATCTGAAATTCTCCACACGCGCCAATGCACGTCGCCACGAACGTAATCTTCATCCAAATCTATTCGAGCTCTCAACATCGACACCAAAAAATATGCCTGTGACCACACCTAGACCCGAATTGGTAGCAGCGCTCGAGTTGCAACGCGCCTCAGCGGCCGCCGTAGCCGCTGCGGAGGCGTCCAAAGCTGCATCTGGTTTGATATCACCGCTCAAGTACCGGCAGCACATCATGGACGCGGTCAATAAGTGTGAAATCGCTGGTTTCGACTATGAGCATCCGGAGAAGTATCAACACCATTTAACGGATGAGAAGATCGTTTTTCTACAACAGAACGATGACTTTTTGCGCCAATATCAGAATATGACTTGTCGTTGCTGCAATAAAAGCTATTCGACCTATAAGAATTTCATGGCACACATGCGCAAGAAGTATCTCACCTTGCCGCGTAATCTCTGCTTCAATTGCCTGAAATTGAACGACTCGAAGGCGTTGTTTATCTCGCATTTGAAGCGACGCAATTGCATTAACTTGTACCGCGTGTTGCATGCGCTCATGGCGAAGGACAGCAATTTCGCCGCTGCAGTGACGGCCACAGCTGCCGCGGTGCCCGATAAGTTGCGCGCCAAGGAGTTGCTCGTCAACAAGATGTACGAGTGCAAATTGTGCCCGAAGAAGTATCGGCTGAAGTTGGAGTTCCGTTCGCATGTCTATGACGAGCACGCCGATGTGCAACGCAAGGATATAATGCAAAAACAATGTTGCTACTGTGGCTTGGAGTTGGAAGATCCGGCCGAACGCAAGCGTCACTACAACAACATGGATTGTATTGTGTCGCTGCGCTGTGTGACATGCGATGCCAAATTCGATAATAATCAGAAATTCCTTGATCATGTGTACGAGAAGCATTTGGCCGGTTTCGGCGACCAAACGTCAACCTCGTTACAAAATATTAGCGCTATGAGCACAGAGAATTCGCCGGGCAAAAAGTCAAACGTCGGCTTGGGTG gcGCCTCCTCCACCGATGAGTCACGCAGCAGTCATCATGCCAACTCCGCCAATCAACCGAAATCACAATATTTCTCACGTATGCCACAAGCTTGCCCCATATGCGATCAGcagtacaacaactacaacaatgtgTTGCGTCACATGGAATCGAAACATCCCGATCAATTGCCACAGACATACAAGTGCGTCAAATGCGGCATTGGCTATCCGCGTTTATCGAATTTGCGCGAGCACATGGTCAGCGTGCATTCGGCGGATAAGACGCGTCACTCGGGCTTTGAATATATTGTGAATGCGGATGCGGTTAAAATTGCCTACGGCACACCGCAGAACATCTACACGGGACGCTATGATTATGTGATGAAGGACTTGATGTCGATAACGAATGGCGGCTCAATTG ctGATGACGATGAGAACTCCAGCGAAAATCCAACGAAGAAAATGCGCACAGACACCGGTGCCGCTGTGACCACCAGCACTGCATCCACTGGCAGCGGATACAACAATCTGAAGGAGTGCCCCATTTGCAATGCCGTCTTCAGCAACAACATCGGCCTTTCGAATCACATGCGTTCACATAGTGCCGCAGCACAAAACAATTCGTTAACACCGGGAGCGCTTACCGCTAACAAATCCGCACCGAGCGGACTCACCATCACACCAGCGAAACCCACCACACCACCGGCCATGCAACACCAGACCGCTGTGCAAAAGGCGATCTTCAAGCGCAGCTTGGAACAGGCAGCCGATCGTCGCTTCCGACGCATGCGCTGTCGTCTGTGTCAGCGTCGTTTCTCATCGAAGAAATCGTACCGCTTCCACATGCTCAACGACCATCAAATACGCAATGTACAGTTTATTAAGTGCAAATTATGCGATGCGGAATTCGCCTACGAGAAGGGCTTGAAGGTGCACATGTTCAAGATACACAATACACTGATGAAGGACGAGATGATCGAGAAGCAATTCGAGTGTGATATCTGTTCGATTGTGTATCGCAGTGAGCCACAGCTGCAGCTGCACAAGAAGACTGTGCATGGCAGTGTTGTCGGCGGCGCTGAACAGGCCGATACTACATTCGACGACAGCTTGGCTGGTGGTGCTCGGGGCGCTGATGTCAGTTCGGCGGCAAATCCGGCCGATCGCTCGGGTCTGTCGACGCCGGTAAGTAATGTGGGCGCCGAACGTGGCGCGTTGGACAGCTCAACGAGCGGGCCGCTTTACTGGTACCAATGCAAGTACTGTCCGTCGAACTTCAATACGAACAAGAAGTTGGCCATACACATCAACTCGCATGACGAGTTCGATTCGAATGATTATTCGTGCAAGGATTGCGGCAATGTGTATAGCGGACGCAAGAGTTTATGG GTGCATCGCTACAAGAAGCATCCACAATTCCCCGAGCCGTCGGAATGTGTGCTCTGCAAGAAGGTCTTCTTCGACAGTCAGATGTTGGAGAATCACATACCGACCTGTAATCGCAAGCCGATCAACGCATCGGGCGCTGTAGCCGAAAGCGCTGGACCGCCACCCATCTACAAGCATAAAACCGgcgatgacgatgacgatgcatCACACGATGCTGGCGGTGTTATAACGACAAGTGCTTTGGGTGGTGGTGAACTGGAGATCACACCGATACCGGCCAGTGGCATGAAGATTAAATTACCCGAAGTGGCTTGCACCATGTGTGGCCAACGTTTCACCGATCAGGAATTATTcgccaaacacatacaaatgcatgaAATGGAATTGTATACGGACAATCCGTTGGCGGCCATGTTTGATACTGGTCCAGCGGATCCGAATCAATTCTATTTGGATCGGGTGAATGATAATGGCGAATACGCCTGCGATTTGTGTAATAAAACATTTACACAAATGACTGCACTTAAAGTGCATCGTAAATGGCATTTCAGAGGTGATAGCAAACAG AACCTAGCCGACGTGGATCCATCGGTCAGTGCAGCAGCGAACAACCCATCATCCCAGATCCAGATCAACCATCAACATCCACTGGGATTACAAGCGGTGGGCCTTATGCCCAACCCCTATCATCAATCTTTAAAATCCCAGAAACGCAAACGCGAACTTAAATGCGAATACTGCCCGTCCACcttcatcagcaacaacaatctgCGTCGTCACATTTACGAATTGCATAAGGAGGAGATTGGCAATTTGCCGGTGCCACCGAAAATCAACATCGACCTCTATTTGCAATGCCGTCGCTGCCAGTTGAAATTCGAAACGAAGAACGATTGGATCGCGCATAAGGTGAACGATGCACGCGTTACCAAACCATTCGGTCCCTTCCAGTGGGGCTGTGACTTGTGCGGTGCTTATGTGTCGCGCAAAGAGAAGCTGatcaatcacatacataatcATCTGAAGGAGAAAGAGATTGTGCCGGTGGaggaacagcagcagcagcagacacATGATCAAAATCAGAATCGTGCAGTAAAGTCGAAGGTGGCTACAGCGAGTTTTGTGAAGCCGTTGTCAATTAAAGTCAAATCTGATGGTGAGTTGAAGGTGAAGCAAGAAGAAGATGACGAAGACGAGAAGGAGGACTTACATGAGGGTGTTAAGGAAGAGGATGAGGAGTCCGATGAGGATGATGGTGATGGTGGTGAGGTGGATGGTGAAGTGGACGAGGGTGAGCAGCATGAAAGTGCGGACGGACGACTTCAAATGGACACCGATGATGAAGCTGATGAGGATGCTTCCGAAGAGGAGGTGGAAGAAGATGAGGAATACGAAGTTATGGGCGAAATTACACAAATGGATATGACGGAGCACGCTGACGGTGAAGTGGCCGAAGCGGACGAAGATGACGCCGATGACGCTGATGATGCCGAAGACGGCGTGGAAGATGCCGATGCCGACGATGCCGATGACGTTGATATGGATAATGAAGAAGACTCCAATGATCATACTATTGCCGCACCAAATGGTAGTGCGTATCAGCGCGTGCCAACTGCCGCTACACAAGTCACCATCGAAACGAATCGCATATCGACAGACACAACCGAAGACTCGTCGCCGTCGTATGATGAGGATGACGATGATGAGAACGACAATGATTCGGATGATGAGAGTGATGCGGAAAGCGGCGATAGTTCGTCGCAGGCATCGAAGACCCCAGCGCCGGCGCCAAAAGCACGCTTTTCATGCGATCTCTGTCGCGTCTTCTTCGATTCGCAACAAGAGCTGCA